The nucleotide window caaagtcatttaaaaaatgattttgctCCTTTCCACATCTCCTCACAATAAATGATGAAATAATTATTAGAACAAATATTATGATAAGAAATCGAACTTCAATTCTTCCAAAATCAGTGAGCTATGTTCACGGAgctttaaaataattatgtttacgagactttacaatattattttttatgccAACTGAGTTAcgtaaaatgaaatttatagaAAATTGGATTATCATCGGtgaaataaatgaaattgaaatattattttttatttctttttatcaagTAGCATAGTGGCTAGAATTTACATTTGAAGTGAATAAATTGAGTGTCCGAGATTTGAACCCGACCTcagcatataataatgcattgtctcTCCGCCGACGGAGTTATATTCGGGAACAAATtggaatattattaaaaaaataaaattggaatattGGATAGAGTTtctttttaagcaaaaaaatattgaaaattgaaaacgtATATCATCAGCCCTTTTCTCTGTCTCTCGACTCTCACTTTCTTCCACCGTCGGCGTCTCCCACAACCGCCGTTCTGGTGAGTTTGTTAATCttctgcattttattttactataagtgcttatcatataCAAGGCTTATACATTTTAATTGATTCGAACATAACCAGTTTAAATTGTTTATGTATAAGGTgaaagctgttttcataagttatgaatattttcatcatttctGAATTATGATGCTATGTTTCTGGTTTGGTTTGATTGTATgtatgaattgaaattgaagcaATAAAGGGAAACTGTCGATGATTGATTAACCACAAAGCGAAAGCTCTTTGATCTTTGAAAACTCTGAAAATATTCGATTGATTTAACTAATTAAGTACACTGTGTTTGATATAAGAGGCTCAAGCTCACTGAACTAACTGTAACTAAATTCATATTCTGTTTGATAAACATAACTTCTGTACAAAAACATGATATGACTAATAATGAATTAATCTGGTTATAATAGTAAATTTGAACTACTtttgggtaaaaaaaataaaataaaattgttatttatttgtttatctatcaatttatttttaggaCTTGCTTGGAGGTAAAGTTGAGTTTTTTATCCCAATAAAGGGTTGCTGACTGCTGAGTGTGTCATAGGCCACCTCTGTGATCCTCTGTCTTTGACATTCCAAATCTCCGGTCACTCATCGCTGCAGCTCAACCTTGTGTCGTTCAAAAGCTGGTACTCACGGTGGTTCTCATCCCTTACTAGCGATCCTTCTACTTCACCATATTCACCCAGTTTGAAAGTCTCACCAAACCAGTTCTGCTTGATTGATTGATTGCTGGATCCATGGGGAAGAAAGGTAACACAAAAAATCTCCCAAAATCAGAATCTGGCTTTCGAAATCCAATTACTTTAAGAGAAGAAGCAAccggaaaaataaaaacaaagccAATCACTAACACAAAGTCACATTTGAgaattgaacacttgaaaaAGCTTGCAGTATGGGCCACCACTGACCCTCACATACTGTCTTTGGCTGCCTTCTATGGTCACCATTTGGCCACCATTTCAGAGGCCGCTGGAGTACCTCCTGATCCTTCTTTAATCACTTGTCAAAGGTTTGTGTTTATtctttaatgtttttcttttttgctttctCTATGCTTAGTTAATTATACCCATCTGTATTGCAATGCATTGTTAAGTTTTAGTGGTCACTTTATTGCACTGACACGAACACCGTACACGACACGGACACGTTGATattgataatatatttattagtgAAAGTAATTGAAACCAGATGTATCGTTGTTGTGTTGGACAGTGGACACACATGCCTCTACTCTAAAGTATCAGTGAAATATACTTGTTTAACTTATTTACCATATATTTTGAAGTGTTAATAGAATCCTTTGTTAACAGTGTAAGTTGATAGAATCAAATTGTGTGTATGTGATAGCTCCATCGTTATCTGGATCATACAATATATGCGAGTTGTGTGATTAGAAGCAAAATTGAACCCAATTAATATGAATTTTCGATACCTGTATTGTTGAATCATTGGTTAAGAGTGTAATTTGATAGAATCAAAGAGCATATATGTGATAGTTCCATAGTTATCTGttgtatttcattttaaaaaaaaaaagaaattaacctTATTGATATGACTCTATGTGGTGTCTATTTTAGACACGAATCATGAATTCCGATTCATTCTGATGAATCTCAGCTTGCCCATGATCTTTGTGTATCCAATCACGAGTGCAACTTCACTCCATTTAGCTATCCTCCATTTACCCCTTTTCAGTTTATAGATGTGCGACATGtgtcaaaaataaaaccaaGGGTTAGGATCAAAAGGTTACGAAAAGTATttgtttaatgaaaaaaaacacAGTTTCCTCTTTTCTGTAGCTCACGCCTCTTCTTCtctcattatcatcatcatcaccgccAACCCCTCTCCCTCCATCCACCGGCATCGTTCTACCCTTTTGTTCCACACAACTGATCATCAGACTCGCTGTCACAACATTCACTGTCTGCCGCTGCTTCGTCCTTGCAAATCGTCGTCACTGTTATTTGTCTCAAGGTATTATTGCCAATGAAAATTCAGTTGAAATCTTCAAATCATTAAGAAATAgaaatcttaaaatcaaaatcaatcggTACGGCCAGGCCAATGGTGAAATTCAATGGCATCAACTAACAATACAAAACTTAGCGAAATttatttctctaattttaaaacaaatggcCCGATTTAGTTAAAATACTATAAGATCTGAATTGCAGTCATGAAACCAATCACAAAAAGTGCAGTCATCAATATCCGAAATTGATGCGGAGCATGATGGAGATTGCCGCTGATAtatatatcacttttttttttttttaggtgagCGCATATCActtgttttttacttaaaaatgcatactttttattgattatgatgctATGATTCATAATATGATTTGACTCACAATATGGAAaattggtcttttttttttttgaagacagGAAAATTGGTCTTTTGATTCATAATTTGAATCTCGATTTCATAACCATGGACAACTCCAACAGCTTAAAAATgttttagtattattattagtaatatttgttgatttgtTCGAACATTTTATCAAATTCTCTTCATAGGTTCTCTTTTAGCATTTGATACTTGGAAATTTTATGGTTCATGAAATGTGTTTAtcattctttgatttttctgcAGGTGCGAAACTGTTCTTCATCCCGGTTTTAATTCAACTGTACGAATTGAGAAGAATAGATCAAAGGTCAGACATAGGCACAAGAAGTTTGGCAGCATCGCCCAAAACAATGTCGTGTACAAGTGTCATTTTTGTTCGCATCAGAATCTCAAGAGAGGTACCGCTAAgggacatttaaaaaaaatatgcccGGCAAAAGACAAATCATCCTTAGAATCAACACCTG belongs to Medicago truncatula cultivar Jemalong A17 chromosome 6, MtrunA17r5.0-ANR, whole genome shotgun sequence and includes:
- the LOC25495268 gene encoding uncharacterized protein, coding for MGKKGNTKNLPKSESGFRNPITLREEATGKIKTKPITNTKSHLRIEHLKKLAVWATTDPHILSLAAFYGHHLATISEAAGVPPDPSLITCQRCETVLHPGFNSTVRIEKNRSKVRHRHKKFGSIAQNNVVYKCHFCSHQNLKRGTAKGHLKKICPAKDKSSLESTPATKPFRHESPKLEKHVVNKDETGEKDVSASKAVVKEVASLNGSETPPNKSTPPLLEGKKRRRNSSTSKNAIETPSMSARVEVAKTSTSSKRRKKSWTSLKEIAQSKERDNSRIASLAIPFFL